A DNA window from Fibrobacter sp. contains the following coding sequences:
- a CDS encoding helix-turn-helix transcriptional regulator, whose translation MAMYSAQTDESALALLGKRMAAFRVRNNWTQAKLAQMAGVSKGTVERIERGDSVQILNLVKVLRACGMLETFLGIFPDDSPSPMQILQMGKIKPRQRAGSPHKKNSGANVIFDTGANYSATQNSGKKKPWVWEEDK comes from the coding sequence ATGGCCATGTACTCTGCACAGACCGACGAATCCGCACTTGCCCTGCTCGGCAAGCGTATGGCGGCATTCCGTGTCAGGAACAATTGGACCCAAGCAAAGCTTGCCCAAATGGCCGGAGTCAGCAAGGGAACGGTAGAGCGAATCGAACGTGGTGATTCCGTGCAAATACTGAACCTGGTCAAGGTGCTGCGGGCCTGCGGCATGCTGGAAACCTTCCTGGGAATTTTCCCCGACGATTCTCCCTCGCCCATGCAAATCCTGCAAATGGGAAAAATAAAGCCCCGGCAGCGGGCGGGCTCCCCCCACAAGAAAAATTCTGGAGCCAACGTCATCTTCGATACCGGCGCCAATTATTCCGCAACACAAAATTCCGGTAAAAAGAAGCCCTGGGTCTGGGAAGAAGACAAGTAA
- a CDS encoding type II toxin-antitoxin system HipA family toxin, with translation MIAVQVKLWGTTIGAISMLEGDSVARFEYAEPFIGAGIEPSPLVMPVSRRIYSFPQLSGTFHGLPGLFADSLPDKFGNKVIDSWLLRQGRTPESFTALERLCYTGNRGMGALEFSPLQGPDSRTDDSIDVESLRAFAAEILNRRKHFSTKRLSKKNNRSFEEILKVGTSAGGARAKILVAYNETTGEMRSGQVEAEPDFGYWLLKLDDVEHNGDKENADLFGYGAIEYTYSQMVNLAGIHMTECRLYESAGHRHFMTRRFDRLAGGKKLHYQSLCGLAHYDFNMPGAYSYEQALDVIKRLGLGYDALEEMYRRAAFNICSRNQDDHAKNIGFLMDKQGTWALAPAFDMTYAYNPQGAWTGSHQMTFNGKRDGFTLDDFKAVAKFAGLRQGRYKKILHEVEDAVRQWPRLARQNGVPARIIRAIASVQETP, from the coding sequence ATGATTGCAGTACAGGTAAAACTCTGGGGAACGACCATCGGAGCAATTTCCATGCTGGAAGGCGACTCCGTCGCCCGTTTCGAATACGCCGAGCCCTTTATTGGAGCGGGAATCGAACCCTCGCCCCTTGTGATGCCCGTATCCAGGCGGATCTACAGTTTCCCGCAACTGTCAGGGACATTCCACGGATTGCCCGGACTTTTTGCAGACAGCCTTCCCGACAAGTTCGGCAACAAGGTCATAGACTCCTGGCTGCTGCGGCAGGGACGCACTCCCGAAAGTTTTACCGCCCTTGAACGCCTGTGCTATACAGGGAATCGTGGCATGGGAGCGCTGGAATTTTCGCCCCTGCAGGGGCCCGATTCCCGCACAGACGATTCCATTGACGTGGAAAGCCTGCGAGCTTTCGCCGCCGAAATTCTGAACCGGCGCAAGCACTTTTCCACAAAAAGGCTCAGCAAAAAGAACAACCGGTCTTTCGAGGAAATTCTCAAGGTCGGGACTTCTGCGGGGGGCGCCCGGGCAAAAATCCTGGTGGCCTACAACGAAACCACCGGCGAAATGCGTTCCGGGCAGGTGGAGGCCGAACCGGATTTTGGATACTGGCTGTTGAAACTCGACGACGTGGAGCATAACGGCGACAAGGAAAACGCAGACCTGTTCGGTTACGGCGCCATAGAATACACCTACTCGCAAATGGTGAATCTTGCAGGCATCCACATGACAGAATGCAGGCTCTACGAAAGTGCCGGACACAGGCACTTTATGACACGTCGGTTCGACAGGCTGGCAGGCGGCAAAAAACTGCATTACCAGTCCCTTTGCGGCCTTGCCCACTACGACTTCAACATGCCGGGGGCCTACAGCTACGAGCAGGCACTGGACGTTATCAAGCGGCTAGGCCTGGGCTACGACGCCCTGGAAGAAATGTACCGCCGGGCAGCCTTCAACATTTGCTCCCGCAACCAGGACGATCACGCCAAGAACATCGGGTTCCTGATGGACAAGCAGGGAACATGGGCCCTCGCCCCCGCATTCGATATGACCTATGCCTACAACCCGCAAGGGGCATGGACCGGGTCACACCAGATGACCTTCAACGGCAAGCGTGACGGCTTTACACTGGACGATTTCAAGGCCGTGGCAAAATTCGCAGGGCTCAGGCAGGGCCGTTACAAAAAGATTCTACACGAAGTCGAAGATGCCGTTCGCCAATGGCCAAGACTTGCCCGCCAAAACGGTGTTCCTGCAAGAATCATCAGGGCAATCGCCAGCGTGCAGGAAACGCCGTAG
- a CDS encoding rhomboid family intramembrane serine protease has translation MPRLMSPLRPRYMRKPPEGSTEAFTAASAQPVPPAEQQETPEYPETVQVSEGTFRQVRDDSLVLLSQGIEHRLVRSEEGPFQIFVVPEMEGAARLQLELYHKENPPKEENPPIPLSFSLQPLWVLLAPILVTLLQFTDKINLHSEGVSDAAKVLKGEWWRSLTAQTLHGDARHLASNLLCGYIVMNMITFRIPLLRLAPFIAVAAAVANLCVSATVQTDFRSLGFSTFVFAAIGCLSVIEFRLMPKESHGMLRRFAPLCGAASLAVFLGLGENADILGHAYGFVAGLFCGFIPKKKSLRWGTPLSSADGIGLLMYYGLYLLAWKLALG, from the coding sequence ATGCCACGCCTGATGTCGCCGCTTAGGCCCCGCTATATGCGCAAGCCTCCCGAAGGTTCTACGGAAGCGTTTACGGCGGCATCTGCACAGCCTGTGCCGCCTGCGGAACAGCAGGAAACTCCCGAATACCCCGAAACGGTGCAGGTATCCGAAGGGACTTTCCGGCAGGTGCGGGACGACAGTCTAGTGCTACTTTCCCAGGGAATCGAGCACAGGCTTGTGCGTTCGGAAGAAGGGCCGTTCCAGATTTTCGTTGTGCCTGAGATGGAGGGTGCGGCAAGGCTCCAGCTGGAACTGTACCACAAGGAGAATCCCCCGAAGGAGGAGAACCCGCCCATACCGCTGAGTTTCAGCCTGCAGCCCCTGTGGGTGCTGCTTGCGCCCATTCTCGTAACACTGCTGCAATTCACGGACAAAATAAACCTCCACAGCGAAGGGGTCTCCGACGCGGCCAAGGTCCTGAAGGGGGAATGGTGGCGAAGCCTTACCGCACAGACCCTGCACGGCGACGCCAGGCATTTGGCGTCGAACCTGCTCTGCGGATACATCGTAATGAACATGATTACCTTCCGTATTCCGCTCCTCAGACTTGCGCCCTTTATCGCCGTGGCCGCCGCCGTGGCAAATCTCTGTGTGTCGGCCACGGTGCAGACGGACTTTCGCTCCCTGGGGTTTTCCACCTTCGTGTTCGCCGCCATCGGATGCCTTTCGGTCATCGAGTTCCGACTGATGCCCAAGGAAAGCCACGGGATGCTCCGCAGGTTCGCACCCCTGTGCGGGGCGGCATCGCTGGCGGTGTTTCTCGGGCTTGGAGAGAACGCAGACATCCTGGGACACGCCTACGGGTTCGTGGCGGGGCTGTTCTGCGGATTCATTCCGAAAAAAAAGAGCCTGCGCTGGGGGACTCCCCTTTCGAGCGCAGACGGTATTGGTCTATTGATGTATTACGGCCTGTACCTGTTGGCCTGGAAACTGGCGCTGGGCTAA
- the nrdG gene encoding anaerobic ribonucleoside-triphosphate reductase activating protein: MAGIEPESFVDGPGIRMTVFTQGCHHHCPGCQNPQTHDFAGGHFIDIEEILAMIDENPLLDGVTFSGGDPMEQSAALIPLAREIKERGMNLIIYTGYTYERLMELKEERPDFFELLTFADILIDGPFVMAKRSLELKFRGSSNQRIIDVPESLAQGRVVLHQIQLDEMAEREPLAVKCAV; encoded by the coding sequence ATTGCGGGAATTGAGCCGGAATCCTTTGTGGACGGGCCCGGTATCCGCATGACGGTTTTCACCCAGGGCTGTCACCATCATTGCCCCGGTTGCCAGAACCCGCAGACCCACGACTTTGCAGGCGGGCACTTTATCGATATCGAAGAGATTCTTGCGATGATCGACGAGAACCCCCTGCTGGACGGAGTCACTTTCAGCGGCGGCGACCCCATGGAGCAATCGGCGGCCCTGATCCCGCTGGCCCGCGAAATCAAGGAACGGGGTATGAACCTGATTATCTACACGGGTTATACCTACGAACGTCTCATGGAACTGAAGGAAGAGCGTCCGGACTTTTTCGAACTGCTCACCTTTGCCGACATCCTGATTGACGGCCCCTTCGTGATGGCGAAACGTTCCCTGGAACTCAAGTTCCGCGGCTCCAGCAACCAGCGCATCATCGACGTGCCCGAAAGCCTTGCCCAGGGCCGTGTGGTGCTGCACCAGATCCAGCTGGACGAAATGGCGGAGCGGGAACCGCTTGCCGTCAAGTGCGCTGTTTAG